Proteins co-encoded in one Haloarcula sp. DT43 genomic window:
- a CDS encoding nuclear transport factor 2 family protein — MNATETIEAYYAALRAGDPLGPFFAADGDREVVKFGISERLVGTEAVRAGLRGQTETTTDWTVESRALRVTEREGYAWFSDDVRLCWTDAEGGDRHEYDTRWSGTLEATGRERPWQFVGMHVSTADDLRG, encoded by the coding sequence ATGAACGCGACCGAGACAATCGAGGCCTACTACGCGGCGCTCCGGGCCGGCGACCCGCTCGGCCCCTTCTTCGCCGCTGACGGCGACCGCGAGGTCGTCAAGTTCGGCATCTCCGAGCGGCTGGTCGGGACCGAGGCCGTCCGCGCGGGCCTGCGGGGACAGACCGAGACGACGACGGACTGGACCGTCGAGAGCCGCGCGCTCCGGGTGACAGAGCGCGAGGGCTACGCGTGGTTCAGCGACGACGTGCGACTGTGCTGGACCGACGCCGAGGGTGGGGACCGTCACGAGTACGACACGCGCTGGAGCGGGACGCTCGAAGCCACCGGCCGGGAGCGGCCGTGGCAGTTCGTCGGCATGCACGTCAGCACCGCCGACGACCTGCGCGGGTGA